The following proteins are encoded in a genomic region of Zea mays cultivar B73 chromosome 9, Zm-B73-REFERENCE-NAM-5.0, whole genome shotgun sequence:
- the LOC103639316 gene encoding cytochrome P450 88A1-like: MSVPGLWAAVAAVAVVIIDALVRRAHRWAWEASLGGSRRARLPPGDMGWPVVGAMWAFLWAFKSGNPDSFIGSFIRRFGRTGVYMTFMFSKPTVLVATPEACKRVLMDDDSFLEGWPRATVALIGRKSFLTLPCEEHRRLRKLTAAPINGFDALTTYLGFIDRTVVATLRGWSDAGEIEFLTELRRMTFKIIVQIFLTAADDATTLALESSYTDLNYGMRAMAINLPGFAFHRAFKARKKLVSVLQGVLNERRARKRLPRSSVDMMDRLIDAEDEHGRRLDDEEIIDILVMYLNAGHESSGHICMWATVYLQKHPEIFAKAKAEQEEIMRSIPSSQMGLSLRDFRRMEYLSQVIDETLRLVNISYVSFREATKDVFVNGYLIPKGWNVQLWYRSVHMDPEVYRDSKEFNPSRWEGYTPRAGTFLPFGLGTRFCPGNDLAKLEISVFLHHFLLGYKLTRTNPNCRIRYLPHPRPVDNCLAKITRV, from the exons ATGTCCGTACCGGGCTTGTGGGCAGCGGTAGCCGCCGTGGCCGTCGTGATCATCGACGCTCTCGTGCGTAGGGCCCACCGGTGGGCTTGGGAGGCTTCGCTCGGCGGCAGCAGGCGGGCACGGCTGCCTCCGGGTGACATGGGGTGGCCCGTCGTCGGCGCGATGTGGGCATTCCTCTGGGCATTCAAGTCCGGCAACCCGGACTCTTTCATCGGCTCCTTCATCCGACG GTTCGGGCGCACGGGCGTGTACATGACCTTCATGTTCAGCAAGCCGACGGTCCTGGTGGCCACCCCGGAAGCGTGCAAGCGGGTGCTGATGGACGACGACAGCTTCTTGGAAGGGTGGCCCAGGGCCACCGTGGCGCTTATCGGGCGCAAGTCCTTCCTCACCTTGCCCTGCGAGGAGCACCGGCGGCTGCGGAAGCTCACAGCCGCGCCCATCAACGGCTTCGACGCGCTCACCACGTACCTGGGCTTCATCGACCGGACTGTCGTGGCCACGCTGCGCGGGTGGTCGGACGCCGGCGAGATCGAGTTCCTCACGGAGCTGCGGCGGATGACGTTCAAGATCATCGTGCAGATATTCCTGACCGCCGCCGATGACGCCACGACGCTGGCGCTGGAGAGCAGCTACACCGACCTCAACTACGGGATGAGGGCCATGGCCATTAACCTTCCCGGTTTCGCCTTCCACAGGGCTTTCAAG GCTCGCAAGAAGCTGGTGTCGGTGTTGCAGGGTGTCCTGAACGAGAGGAGGGCGAGGAAACGGCTCCCCCGGTCGAGCGTAGACATGATGGACCGCCTGATTGATGCGGAGGACGAGCACGGGAGGCGGCTGGATGACGAGGAGATTATCGACATCCTCGTCATGTACCTGAACGCGGGGCATGAGTCGTCCGGGCACATCTGCATGTGGGCTACCGTGTATCTACAGAAACACCCAGAGATATTTGCAAAAGCGAAG GCCGAGCAAGAGGAGATCATGAGAAGCATTCCGTCTTCTCAGATGGGGCTAAGCCTGAGGGATTTCAGGAGGATGGAGTACCTCTCACAG GTCATCGATGAGACGCTGCGTCTAGTGAACATCTCTTACGTCTCGTTCCGTGAAGCGACCAAAGACGTCTTTGTGAATG GCTACCTGATACCGAAGGGCTGGAACGTTCAGCTGTGGTACAGAAGTGTGCACATGGATCCTGAAGTTTATCGTGACTCCAAAGAGTTTAACCCATCAAGATGGGAG GGTTATACACCGAGAGCCGGCACATTCCTTCCTTTTGGACTTGGTACCAGATTCTGCCCTGGGAACGATCTTGCAAAGCTGGAGATCTCCGTCTTCCTCCACCATTTCCTCCTTGGTTACAA GCTCACGAGGACAAATCCTAACTGCCGGATACGGTACCTTCCTCATCCTAGGCCGGTGGATAATTGCTTGGCAAAGATCACCAGGGTTTGA
- the LOC100272389 gene encoding uncharacterized protein LOC100272389 has product MSRLVSLHRTVSDVEVRRLRADVLRAEGVARLTSTDQSLLLRFACGELLADLDRAAGSVACLGARCCAGDAPLLRDFDRVYAEAKRGRLAQLDATVGFSRGATRRFKEMERHVVVAAKLYAEMDALSELEASERRMERWKQHSGPIPAQTTGTGKGSAADPGEKLMSKLREQRQKVRRVMEGSLWNVAASKAARLMAKSVLAVLARISLAFAAFVPGLPPWTVGRAWALGHSSGSGPLHRSATPAALQHSAPIFGQRDSASLLSASSIKPSVSTVGGSSMELRYANVILAAKTLLAALRPPAGDNEEAHEGMIDLSKRDALYKMLPVGIRKAMNAKLREIWKKAQPVDEVSAAASKDAVECLLRWLSPMAHDTVRWNDEQSMERAQRFSMQPRALMVQTLHFADRKKTDAAIVDVLIGLTCVCWYDDEQRRLESLDRDDDDEYQL; this is encoded by the coding sequence ATGTCGCGGCTGGTATCCCTCCACCGGACGGTGTCCGACGTCGAGGTCAGGAGGCTCCGCGCCGACGTCTTGCGCGCCGAGGGCGTCGCGCGGCTAACGTCTACGGACCAGTCTCTCCTGCTCCGCTTCGCGTGCGGCGAGCTCCTCGCGGACCTCGACCGCGCCGCCGGCAGCGTGGCGTGCCTCGGCGCGCGGTGCTGCGCCGGCGACGCGCCGCTACTGAGGGACTTCGATCGGGTCTACGCCGAGGCGAAGCGTGGCCGGCTCGCGCAGCTGGACGCCACGGTCGGGTTCTCCAGGGGCGCCACGAGGCGGTTCAAGGAGATGGAGCGCCATGTGGTCGTGGCGGCGAAGCTGTACGCGGAGATGGACGCGCTCAGCGAGCTGGAGGCGTCAGAGCGGCGGATGGAGCGGTGGAAGCAGCACAGCGGGCCAATCCCGGCGCAGACGACGGGGACGGGCAAGGGGTCAGCGGCCGATCCCGGAGAGAAGCTGATGAGTAAGCTCAGGGAGCAGCGGCAGAAGGTGCGACGGGTCATGGAGGGATCGCTGTGGAACGTCGCCGCCAGCAAGGCGGCGAGGCTCATGGCCAAGTCGGTCCTCGCCGTGCTCGCGCGCATCTCCCTCGCCTTTGCCGCGTTCGTTCCAGGCCTTCCCCCTTGGACGGTAGGACGCGCGTGGGCGCTCGGTCACTCATCCGGATCCGGCCCGTTACACCGGTCGGCGACGCCCGCGGCGCTCCAGCATTCGGCTCCCATCTTCGGCCAGAGAGACTCCGCCTCCCTACTGTCGGCGTCGTCGATCAAGCCGTCAGTGAGCACGGTCGGCGGCTCGAGCATGGAGCTGCGATACGCGAACGTGATCTTAGCCGCCAAGACGTTGCTCGCGGCGCTGAGGCCGCCGGCAGGTGACAACGAGGAGGCGCACGAAGGGATGATCGACCTGTCGAAGAGAGACGCGCTGTACAAGATGCTACCCGTCGGCATCCGCAAGGCCATGAACGCTAAGCTGAGAGAGATCTGGAAGAAAGCGCAACCGGTGGACGAGGTGTCTGCCGCGGCATCGAAGGATGCGGTGGAGTGTCTGCTGCGGTGGTTGAGCCCGATGGCGCACGACACTGTGCGGTGGAACGACGAGCAGAGTATGGAGCGGGCGCAGCGGTTCAGCATGCAGCCTCGCGCGCTGATGGTGCAGACGTTGCACTTCGCCGACCGCAAGAAGACGGATGCTGCTATTGTTGATGTGCTCATCGGCCTCACCTGCGTATGCTGGTACGACGATGAGCAGCGAAGGCTGGAGTCTCTAgacagggacgacgacgacgagtatCAGCTATAG